In the Leptospira sp. WS4.C2 genome, one interval contains:
- a CDS encoding SpoIIE family protein phosphatase: MICFLALISCIPKEVPPKVEKGILSAESYLQDQAKTIELAGDWEYYPGLLISPSEMAALDTSRDPHFFTVPGVWSESFLNRGFLSGDGYATFSLKINHGLKGIPLSLKVPEMETAYNLFIDGVKMASNGVVATSYQSGKPGYRPRIVDFFPIENQSSIILQISNYHHRKGGPAQVITLGRTSDIHNQYEFAILRDMLLVGSILFMGIYHLFLFWNRKKDPFTYWFALTCILIALRVFITGNKHLVQVYPGLPWEIHLKLSYLSFFLITPIFTKYVYLLFKPYFSRRVYELLKYFGFAFCFIVLVTRSSFYTYLMVPFQIFTLAGALYAFFVLTRAIRDSLPGSVIFLVSFAIFIASFINDILVNNLIIHGPLTIHFGIFTMFFVQSIYIARNFSKGFVEAENLAIELSDKNQTLQRVQNQLTELNERLETRVKDKTEELQGKLDQIGKDMRLAKSIIQSVTKLPDIEPYLKVDILYKPIAEVGGDIFFVKRIQDFYYRFFLGDATGHGLQAALYSMMIQSEFERVSAVAMRPNDLLFYMNQHFYDKNADLQIYFPALVMDFDFHQKILRYAGGGVQNQIHIKKNGTTTMLENTGPIIGILEHYRYGILESKVESGDRIFLFTDGLFEELNESDGAQAWTDLLEVIQNTVTLPFAEVVPSIQTMLFQRMNKSQWKDDSTLIFVEIT, translated from the coding sequence ATGATTTGCTTTTTGGCACTGATTTCGTGTATACCGAAAGAAGTGCCACCCAAGGTAGAAAAAGGAATTCTATCGGCGGAGTCGTATTTACAGGATCAGGCGAAAACGATAGAACTTGCAGGAGACTGGGAATACTATCCTGGTCTTTTGATTTCTCCTTCGGAAATGGCAGCCTTGGACACAAGTCGAGATCCGCATTTTTTTACGGTTCCAGGAGTTTGGTCAGAATCTTTTTTAAATCGGGGATTTCTTTCGGGTGATGGGTATGCTACTTTTAGTCTTAAAATAAATCATGGACTAAAAGGCATTCCACTGTCTTTGAAAGTCCCCGAAATGGAAACCGCCTATAACCTGTTTATTGATGGAGTTAAGATGGCATCGAATGGTGTGGTTGCCACTTCTTATCAATCTGGAAAACCTGGATACCGACCTCGTATCGTAGATTTTTTTCCAATAGAAAATCAATCTTCTATCATATTACAAATTTCTAACTATCACCATAGAAAAGGTGGACCAGCACAGGTAATCACACTCGGGAGAACCTCCGACATCCATAACCAATATGAATTCGCTATTTTACGAGATATGTTACTCGTCGGAAGCATTTTGTTTATGGGAATTTACCATTTGTTTCTATTTTGGAATAGGAAAAAAGACCCATTTACGTATTGGTTTGCACTGACTTGTATTCTAATCGCCTTACGAGTGTTTATTACAGGTAATAAACATTTGGTTCAGGTGTATCCAGGTTTACCCTGGGAAATTCATCTCAAATTAAGTTACCTTAGTTTCTTTTTAATCACTCCAATATTTACTAAGTATGTATATTTACTATTCAAACCATATTTTTCAAGACGAGTTTATGAATTACTCAAGTATTTTGGTTTTGCATTCTGTTTTATTGTTTTAGTGACTAGATCATCGTTTTACACGTATTTGATGGTTCCCTTCCAAATTTTTACTTTGGCGGGAGCACTGTATGCATTTTTTGTTTTGACCAGGGCCATTCGAGACTCCTTGCCTGGGTCTGTCATCTTTTTGGTTAGTTTTGCGATCTTTATTGCCAGTTTTATCAATGACATTTTGGTAAATAACCTAATCATTCATGGCCCACTTACCATTCACTTTGGAATTTTTACTATGTTTTTTGTACAGTCCATATACATAGCTAGGAATTTCTCGAAAGGATTTGTTGAGGCTGAAAACTTAGCAATAGAACTTTCAGACAAAAACCAAACGTTACAACGTGTTCAAAACCAACTAACAGAATTAAACGAACGATTGGAAACACGAGTAAAGGATAAAACTGAGGAACTTCAAGGAAAACTGGATCAAATTGGAAAAGATATGAGGCTTGCAAAGTCTATCATTCAAAGTGTTACCAAACTTCCCGATATAGAGCCTTATCTAAAGGTAGATATATTATATAAACCAATCGCGGAAGTCGGCGGTGATATTTTTTTTGTGAAACGGATTCAAGACTTCTACTATCGATTTTTTTTAGGTGATGCTACGGGTCACGGTTTACAAGCAGCACTTTATTCCATGATGATTCAATCGGAATTTGAACGTGTTTCTGCTGTTGCTATGCGACCGAATGATCTGTTGTTTTACATGAACCAACATTTTTATGATAAAAATGCAGACCTTCAGATTTATTTTCCTGCACTTGTAATGGATTTTGATTTCCATCAAAAAATCCTTCGTTATGCGGGGGGAGGGGTTCAGAACCAAATCCATATTAAGAAAAATGGTACGACTACAATGTTGGAAAATACAGGCCCCATCATTGGCATTTTGGAACATTACCGGTATGGAATTTTGGAATCGAAAGTAGAGTCGGGAGATCGAATCTTTTTGTTTACAGATGGTTTGTTTGAGGAGTTAAACGAATCTGATGGAGCGCAGGCTTGGACTGATTTGTTAGAGGTAATTCAAAATACCGTAACGTTACCATTTGCGGAGGTAGTTCCTTCTATCCAAACCATGTTATTTCAGAGGATGAACAAATCACAGTGGAAGGATGATTCCACTCTGATTTTTGTCGAAATCACCTAA
- a CDS encoding citrate/2-methylcitrate synthase: protein MSEVEFHVKGKTYKLPVIVGTDGKEGIDLTDFYRKTGLVTVDPGLFNTALGLSKVSRRDPEKGELTYRGYDLKELAYQSTFVETSFLLIYGNLPTKQELNDFSSRLSKHSMIHEDMLNLFDGFPGVANPLAVLSVMVTSLSSYYLEEYEEKLDMGVDLIARLLAKIRTIAAFTYKHAVGHPFVYPLDKNPYCTNFLYMMHKLPADNYTVPEEFDRILNQMWILHADHEQNVSNTAVQVVGSTQANLFASISAGIMAQWGAREGGRPTAAIGLIEDIIKTKTPVKDYFERFKRGGLNIQTNGFGQKAYDVVSPRAKVAREIIREFYKGRKLSAVEDVALQIDEVVWNDSYFMENLLYPNLEYYSGLVFHTLGIPKNMFSVMQVIGRLPGWLAHWREQRMKGDFSKVRPKQIYVGENQRKYIPVQNRL, encoded by the coding sequence ATGAGTGAAGTGGAATTCCACGTCAAGGGCAAAACATACAAATTACCGGTCATTGTTGGTACCGATGGAAAAGAAGGAATCGACCTAACCGATTTTTATCGAAAAACCGGCCTAGTCACCGTCGATCCCGGTTTGTTTAACACAGCCCTAGGTTTGTCGAAAGTATCTAGACGTGATCCAGAAAAAGGTGAATTGACCTATCGTGGTTATGACCTGAAAGAACTTGCCTACCAATCCACTTTTGTGGAAACTTCGTTTTTATTAATTTATGGAAATCTCCCTACCAAGCAAGAGTTAAACGATTTTTCAAGTCGACTCTCCAAACACTCAATGATCCACGAAGATATGTTGAATCTCTTTGATGGTTTCCCTGGTGTTGCCAATCCTCTTGCAGTTTTATCGGTGATGGTAACCTCTCTTTCTAGTTATTATTTAGAAGAATACGAAGAGAAACTGGATATGGGTGTGGACCTTATTGCACGATTACTTGCGAAAATTCGCACAATTGCAGCATTCACATACAAACATGCCGTAGGACATCCGTTTGTTTATCCATTAGATAAAAATCCATACTGCACCAACTTTCTCTACATGATGCACAAACTTCCAGCAGACAACTATACTGTTCCTGAAGAGTTTGATCGTATCTTAAATCAAATGTGGATTTTACATGCGGATCACGAACAAAATGTATCTAACACCGCTGTGCAAGTGGTTGGATCCACACAAGCCAATTTATTTGCATCGATTTCTGCAGGGATTATGGCGCAATGGGGAGCTCGTGAAGGTGGACGTCCTACAGCGGCAATTGGTCTTATCGAAGACATCATCAAAACGAAAACACCTGTTAAAGACTATTTCGAAAGATTCAAACGTGGTGGTCTAAACATTCAAACCAATGGATTTGGACAAAAGGCTTACGACGTGGTAAGCCCTCGTGCCAAAGTGGCACGTGAGATCATTCGCGAATTCTACAAAGGTAGAAAGTTGAGCGCAGTCGAAGATGTTGCACTTCAAATTGACGAAGTTGTTTGGAACGATTCCTATTTTATGGAGAATCTTCTCTATCCGAATCTAGAATACTACTCAGGACTCGTATTTCACACATTGGGAATCCCTAAGAATATGTTTTCTGTAATGCAAGTGATCGGGAGACTCCCCGGTTGGCTTGCCCATTGGAGAGAACAACGGATGAAGGGAGACTTCTCAAAAGTTCGTCCAAAACAAATATATGTGGGCGAAAACCAAAGAAAATACATCCCTGTTCAAAACCGCCTATAG
- a CDS encoding TIGR01777 family oxidoreductase, with amino-acid sequence MKIGILGGTGLIGTSLIETAVRKGHRFRVFSRKTSLPPELSSFPELEFVSCILPQTADLEGLDAIVNLVGEPIAGVRWTEERKRLIRISRVDFTRGLVARVLDLKSPPKVFINSSAVGYYGMTEGIHEPFTEDSIPGEDFLAKLCVDWENQTLLLKSAGIRSLVLRTGIVLSPKGGALEKMVPPFLLGVGGSIASGKQGMSWIHILDFISAMLHLMQLESASGAYNLVSPVPVSNEEFSRVLAKTLHRPNLFKVPSFAIQALYGEGSVVVTKGQYVLPERLLSTGYEFQFQNLEKALSNLLEKP; translated from the coding sequence ATGAAAATTGGGATTCTCGGTGGTACTGGCCTGATCGGTACATCCCTCATTGAAACGGCAGTTCGTAAAGGACATCGTTTCCGAGTGTTTTCAAGAAAAACTTCCTTACCTCCCGAACTTTCTTCCTTTCCTGAATTGGAATTTGTTTCTTGTATTCTCCCACAAACCGCAGACTTAGAAGGTTTGGATGCAATCGTTAATTTAGTAGGTGAGCCTATAGCGGGTGTTCGGTGGACAGAAGAACGTAAACGACTCATTAGAATTTCTCGTGTTGATTTTACGCGAGGACTTGTTGCTCGTGTTTTGGATTTAAAATCTCCACCAAAAGTTTTTATCAACTCAAGTGCTGTTGGTTATTATGGAATGACCGAAGGAATTCACGAACCATTTACTGAAGATTCCATACCAGGTGAGGACTTCCTTGCCAAACTTTGTGTGGATTGGGAAAACCAAACTCTTTTATTGAAATCAGCAGGCATTCGCTCTCTGGTATTGCGAACTGGAATCGTTCTATCTCCAAAAGGAGGAGCTTTGGAAAAAATGGTCCCTCCTTTTTTATTGGGAGTGGGTGGATCGATCGCTTCTGGAAAACAAGGGATGAGTTGGATTCATATATTGGATTTTATTTCTGCGATGTTACACTTAATGCAGTTAGAGTCTGCATCCGGTGCTTATAATTTAGTTTCTCCAGTTCCAGTCAGTAATGAAGAGTTCTCCCGAGTTTTGGCTAAAACACTGCATCGGCCCAATCTTTTTAAAGTCCCATCTTTCGCCATACAAGCGCTCTATGGAGAAGGCTCAGTTGTTGTGACTAAGGGACAGTATGTGCTTCCCGAACGGCTTCTTTCGACAGGTTATGAGTTTCAGTTTCAAAATTTAGAAAAGGCACTCTCAAATCTTTTAGAAAAACCGTGA
- a CDS encoding STAS domain-containing protein, producing the protein MMEEFKIRLGFENGGNLPVIHISGEITSEAEEEIVESYESIPQDKRTRVILNFSETSYINSAGIATLISLITKSSENQGKIEFAGLNTHFRKVMDIVGLTDFVLIHDSLNSALTQV; encoded by the coding sequence ATGATGGAAGAGTTTAAGATTCGGTTGGGATTTGAAAATGGGGGAAACCTCCCCGTGATTCATATTTCTGGCGAAATTACATCCGAAGCGGAAGAAGAGATTGTTGAATCTTATGAATCCATCCCACAAGACAAACGTACCCGTGTCATATTAAACTTTTCGGAAACTTCTTACATCAATTCTGCAGGTATTGCTACCCTTATCAGTCTGATTACCAAATCATCTGAAAACCAGGGAAAAATCGAATTTGCCGGGCTCAATACCCACTTCCGCAAAGTGATGGACATCGTCGGTCTGACTGACTTTGTCCTCATTCACGATTCTCTTAATTCTGCACTCACCCAAGTCTAA
- a CDS encoding AAA family ATPase, with product MTNSPNKISESPTLPKTKGNARKFDISSLLEEGPLPIAGEKKQTIGLDEKLRKVYFWITNFAIINPFYDIEYNDTPPLKFTIGDSKSTVTLPTAQSYSSFVLLPLLTLIARGKCLLVGGPGRGKTASAILMGVIAGYPIREIKRAIQHGQPQMTITDLLGNPLPSDMMQAKSMDEIKIAWRKWLGMQVKIIDEYNRIPTRTQSALLTIMGDNYAEIFDQIYECPEAAWYLTANDDAGGGTYQVIEALRDRIDIVVKAPHFNTRFIKDLIQRVEEGYKPETLVPKEIVFSEEEIKTINIEIRNVVFPPKLRRRMEFFTSQFEFMEYAGEQLEYKTKDTAKLSAVDFSVLSSAETGKDKTKDLGSQTKNGLSVRAIFTCINYAKALAYFRGLNEVSLDDLSHVLPFVLHDKLVQNSDSPFFEDADNKVYRSDRVSWIRKLFSLSLSEYDRLGLDKNDTINNLSEKFEEGLEGLSAKDTKQRLVEIEKEIEAMAKQRKLYGHMFDDLLKLKYLHQRYTNYLKWAESNV from the coding sequence ATGACAAATTCTCCGAATAAAATTTCCGAATCACCAACATTACCAAAAACCAAAGGGAATGCGCGGAAATTTGATATCAGTTCTCTATTGGAAGAGGGCCCTCTTCCAATAGCCGGGGAAAAAAAACAAACGATTGGACTCGATGAAAAATTACGAAAAGTCTATTTTTGGATTACTAATTTTGCGATCATTAATCCGTTCTATGATATTGAATACAATGATACTCCTCCATTAAAATTCACAATCGGAGATTCTAAATCAACTGTCACCTTACCCACTGCGCAGAGTTATTCAAGTTTTGTTTTACTTCCCTTACTCACCCTCATTGCCAGAGGGAAATGTTTGTTAGTCGGTGGTCCCGGACGAGGAAAAACTGCATCCGCCATTCTTATGGGAGTGATTGCAGGGTACCCAATCCGAGAGATCAAACGAGCCATCCAACATGGCCAACCCCAAATGACAATCACCGATCTCCTCGGAAACCCACTTCCCAGTGATATGATGCAAGCCAAGTCTATGGACGAAATTAAAATTGCATGGAGGAAGTGGCTTGGAATGCAAGTGAAAATCATTGATGAATACAATCGCATTCCCACAAGAACCCAATCTGCCCTTCTCACCATCATGGGAGATAATTATGCAGAAATTTTTGACCAAATTTACGAATGCCCTGAAGCCGCATGGTATCTCACTGCCAACGATGATGCTGGCGGGGGAACCTACCAAGTCATTGAAGCCCTTAGGGATCGGATTGATATTGTAGTAAAGGCCCCGCACTTTAACACACGTTTTATTAAAGATTTAATCCAACGTGTGGAAGAAGGATACAAACCAGAAACACTCGTTCCCAAAGAAATTGTTTTTTCCGAAGAAGAAATCAAAACGATAAATATAGAAATTCGAAATGTTGTATTTCCACCGAAACTCCGCCGTCGAATGGAGTTTTTTACCTCGCAATTTGAGTTTATGGAATATGCGGGGGAACAATTAGAATATAAAACGAAAGATACCGCCAAACTGAGCGCAGTTGATTTTTCTGTGTTAAGTTCTGCAGAAACCGGTAAGGACAAAACAAAGGATTTAGGTTCCCAAACTAAAAATGGTCTAAGTGTTCGGGCTATTTTTACTTGTATCAATTATGCAAAAGCACTGGCATATTTTCGCGGACTAAACGAAGTGAGTTTGGATGACCTAAGCCATGTATTGCCTTTTGTTCTACATGACAAATTAGTACAAAATTCAGATTCTCCCTTCTTTGAAGACGCAGATAACAAAGTGTACCGTAGCGACCGAGTGAGTTGGATACGAAAACTCTTTAGTTTGTCGCTTAGTGAATATGATAGACTGGGCCTCGATAAAAATGATACGATTAACAATTTATCTGAGAAATTTGAAGAAGGATTAGAGGGATTATCTGCCAAGGACACCAAACAAAGATTAGTAGAAATTGAAAAAGAAATTGAGGCGATGGCAAAACAAAGAAAGTTGTATGGGCATATGTTTGATGATTTATTAAAACTCAAATATCTGCACCAAAGGTATACCAACTACCTCAAGTGGGCGGAATCAAATGTATGA
- a CDS encoding cytochrome c: MNSKKVLVSLFALSFAFVMVACGDSKPKEEAPAAVESSASADPDLVKGEELYLQNCSSCHGEKGAGDGAAAAALNPKPRNYKSPASEWKNGNTAAAVTKTLKEGIKGSPMVAYGHLGDDNIRILAKYVEHLSKN, translated from the coding sequence ATGAACTCAAAAAAAGTCTTAGTCTCTCTATTCGCACTCTCCTTCGCATTCGTGATGGTAGCTTGTGGCGATTCCAAACCAAAAGAAGAAGCACCTGCTGCTGTTGAATCTAGCGCTAGTGCGGATCCTGATCTTGTTAAAGGGGAAGAACTCTATCTTCAAAACTGCTCCTCTTGCCATGGTGAGAAAGGTGCTGGTGACGGTGCTGCCGCTGCTGCTCTCAATCCAAAACCAAGAAACTACAAATCTCCAGCTTCTGAATGGAAAAACGGAAACACTGCTGCGGCTGTGACTAAAACATTAAAAGAAGGAATCAAAGGATCTCCAATGGTTGCTTACGGACATTTGGGTGATGATAACATTCGCATCCTTGCTAAATACGTAGAACACCTTTCTAAAAATTAA